From the Paenibacillus sp. FSL H8-0548 genome, one window contains:
- a CDS encoding mannitol-1-phosphate 5-dehydrogenase — protein sequence MKAVHFGAGNIGRGFIGLLLHNAGFEICFSDVNDALVANLQEKQQYTVKLANEPGDTYLVDHITAINGKDLAQVAEKIAEADIVTTAVGVSILKHIAAAVAKGIELRLSNGEAKAALPIIACENTLGGSTILKQFVYEHLSAEMQALADQHIVFPNAAVDRIVPLQQHEDPLLVVVEPFYEWTVERSPLLSSLPEIEGIHYVDQLEPYIERKLFTVNTGHCVAAYHGYLRGYETIQEAMKDPAVVAEVKGALLESGAALVQTYQFDERAHALYVDQILERFINPYLVDEIARIGRSPIRKLSPSDRLVRPALLAYELNIPVTHLTAAMAAALLFQNSDDPEAIELQTAIREQGLTHTITKYTGLDEQHPLHKQVAEQYQELEQTFGSAGKGMSKS from the coding sequence ATGAAGGCCGTACACTTCGGAGCAGGCAATATAGGCCGTGGCTTCATCGGCTTGCTGCTGCATAACGCAGGCTTCGAGATATGCTTCTCAGATGTGAACGACGCGCTTGTCGCTAATTTACAGGAAAAGCAGCAGTATACGGTGAAGCTTGCAAACGAGCCAGGAGACACCTACCTTGTCGATCACATTACAGCCATTAATGGCAAAGATCTCGCCCAAGTCGCCGAGAAAATCGCCGAAGCCGACATCGTTACGACAGCCGTTGGCGTATCGATCCTAAAGCATATTGCAGCAGCGGTTGCTAAAGGAATTGAACTCAGACTCTCGAATGGCGAGGCAAAAGCCGCTCTTCCCATTATCGCTTGCGAGAATACGCTTGGCGGCAGTACGATTCTGAAGCAGTTCGTCTATGAGCATCTATCGGCGGAGATGCAAGCGCTGGCTGATCAACACATCGTCTTCCCAAATGCAGCCGTAGACCGCATCGTTCCGCTTCAGCAGCATGAGGACCCGCTCCTTGTTGTCGTAGAGCCATTCTATGAATGGACCGTAGAGCGTTCACCCTTGCTTTCCTCGCTGCCCGAAATTGAGGGGATTCATTATGTCGATCAGCTAGAGCCGTATATTGAGCGGAAGCTATTTACCGTCAATACAGGTCACTGCGTAGCTGCTTATCACGGTTACTTAAGAGGCTATGAGACCATTCAAGAAGCGATGAAGGACCCCGCTGTTGTCGCAGAGGTTAAAGGCGCACTGCTGGAGTCAGGTGCCGCACTCGTCCAAACCTATCAATTCGATGAGCGTGCTCACGCCTTGTATGTCGATCAAATTTTGGAACGTTTCATCAACCCTTATCTGGTCGATGAAATTGCGAGAATCGGCCGCTCGCCCATTCGCAAGCTGTCACCGAGTGATCGTCTAGTACGTCCGGCCTTATTAGCTTATGAGCTTAATATTCCCGTTACCCATTTGACAGCTGCTATGGCAGCAGCCTTGCTTTTCCAAAATTCCGATGATCCCGAAGCCATCGAGCTGCAGACTGCTATACGGGAGCAAGGACTTACTCATACGATCACAAAATATACAGGCTTAGATGAACAGCATCCTCTTCATAAGCAGGTGGCCGAACAATACCAAGAGCTGGAGCAGACGTTTGGCTCCGCAGGGAAAGGAATGAGTAAATCATGA
- a CDS encoding aminoglycoside phosphotransferase family protein: MKETMVDAVVAQAERIAGDFLLEQVKTSYQIIGKGFVNQVCVVETESRKVVVRMNDAGTYPSYVKEKWCIEQAAAIGIPGPEVLSIGIVDETAYMIQAFVDGDNGVDSTVLKSDIWRQLGKYAKRIHSIQVKGYGENLIDPVRGEFHSPPHAGSDGSWLGYVQYNINSLTEYDRLIELGVITRMKSQKVRKLFENLKKENFRFGLIHGDISLKNTIVNQTGQVILLDWGNAEVRTVPHGDIICVMQCQMLDGNPNAEEFKAFLDGYVISAEDLADMRVLLLLKAFDNLRWAIDRSPDRIESYAAFAKQAVDSIMD, from the coding sequence ATGAAAGAAACTATGGTAGACGCTGTAGTTGCACAAGCAGAACGAATTGCAGGAGATTTTCTTCTGGAACAAGTAAAAACTTCATATCAAATCATAGGAAAAGGTTTTGTAAATCAGGTTTGCGTAGTCGAAACCGAAAGTCGTAAAGTCGTTGTTCGAATGAATGATGCCGGTACATACCCAAGCTATGTGAAAGAAAAATGGTGCATTGAACAGGCTGCCGCGATCGGCATTCCCGGACCTGAGGTGTTGTCCATTGGAATAGTTGATGAAACCGCATATATGATTCAAGCTTTTGTTGATGGTGACAACGGGGTGGACAGCACGGTTCTCAAGTCCGATATTTGGAGGCAGCTTGGCAAATATGCCAAACGTATTCATTCGATTCAAGTGAAGGGATATGGGGAAAATCTGATTGATCCAGTCCGTGGTGAGTTTCATTCACCTCCTCATGCAGGATCGGACGGCAGTTGGCTAGGGTATGTGCAGTATAATATCAATAGCTTGACGGAGTATGATCGGTTGATTGAGCTTGGAGTAATCACTCGGATGAAATCGCAGAAAGTACGAAAACTGTTTGAGAATTTGAAGAAAGAAAATTTCCGCTTCGGTTTAATTCATGGAGATATCTCATTGAAGAATACGATTGTTAATCAGACAGGACAAGTAATATTATTGGATTGGGGCAATGCAGAAGTAAGAACGGTACCGCATGGAGATATTATTTGTGTGATGCAGTGCCAAATGCTAGACGGAAATCCGAATGCAGAAGAATTCAAAGCATTTCTAGACGGGTACGTTATAAGTGCAGAAGACCTTGCTGATATGAGAGTTTTGCTGCTATTAAAAGCGTTCGATAACCTCAGGTGGGCTATTGATCGAAGTCCGGATCGGATCGAATCCTATGCTGCGTTCGCGAAACAAGCTGTTGACTCGATTATGGATTAA
- a CDS encoding BglG family transcription antiterminator, whose product MLAANGIVLHRIAGLGIRIEADNEALERFKQSFDRSDPFEYSAEERKIIIFCRLLEHDEPLKLFSLAHELRVTMPTVSHDLDELEETMLRQGLTLVRRRGYGVEVNGSEEAKRHSISLLALNHLDDSDLFGQFQDQTVTNPIIAQLLDMIGKENFKKLEQALWELNVDWPDTLTESDYTRMLIKLSVALTRIEHKCLITEQIYGKDSSPLLNSLLNILRLQLPVEEQRYLSELLGNEAVAQSSLLIHHDDMSAIEGVKQLIRYVEKQLHMSLMEDRSLEEGLIQHIKPAFQRILDGIAIRNPMLVQIKKDYSSLFSIMRSGVQEVYPQLKIPDEEIGYLVMHFGASLERLKPFSRKIRAVLVCTSGIGSSKLLAVKIAKRLPQIDLIGHYSWYEATRLPESRYDLIISTVDLPLEPNRYIKLSPMLSPEETNQLRSYIEDITLKKAAPSIATELGETVQSPMDRLLLLQLYSGIVLRLLDGFRVHDLALSVGQEPLEKQLPSMLSLVAKPYVDKHTEKIAEQLLERERLGSVVIPDTKLALLHTRSEWIEEPLLVLFRYDRPLDLSEDSSIQALQLLMMLGPLKLDKYSLELLSEISAMLLLPDLLTLLENGDAASIQLFISRKLESYIKTKLEWRESS is encoded by the coding sequence TTGCTAGCCGCAAACGGCATTGTGCTTCATCGCATCGCCGGACTTGGCATTCGCATTGAAGCCGATAATGAAGCGTTGGAGCGATTCAAGCAATCCTTCGATCGCTCCGACCCCTTCGAATACTCAGCCGAGGAGCGCAAAATCATTATTTTTTGCAGATTGCTTGAGCATGATGAGCCGTTAAAGCTCTTCTCGCTCGCGCATGAGCTGCGCGTGACGATGCCAACCGTTAGTCATGACCTTGATGAGCTTGAGGAAACGATGCTGAGGCAAGGCCTCACACTCGTCCGGAGAAGAGGCTACGGCGTCGAGGTCAACGGCTCTGAAGAAGCTAAGCGCCATTCCATCAGCTTGCTTGCACTCAATCATCTCGATGATTCCGATTTGTTCGGACAATTTCAGGATCAGACAGTGACCAATCCGATCATCGCACAGCTGCTGGATATGATAGGCAAAGAAAATTTCAAGAAGCTGGAGCAGGCACTCTGGGAGCTGAATGTCGATTGGCCCGACACCTTAACGGAATCCGATTATACGAGAATGCTCATAAAGCTTTCCGTTGCATTAACACGCATTGAGCATAAGTGCCTGATAACAGAGCAGATCTATGGCAAGGATTCATCCCCTTTGCTAAACAGCTTGTTAAACATTCTTAGACTCCAGCTTCCTGTAGAGGAACAACGTTATCTATCCGAGCTGCTGGGCAACGAGGCTGTGGCACAAAGCAGCCTGCTGATCCATCATGACGATATGTCGGCCATTGAAGGCGTCAAGCAGCTTATCCGCTATGTCGAGAAACAGCTGCATATGTCGCTTATGGAGGACCGCTCGCTGGAAGAGGGACTCATTCAGCATATCAAGCCAGCGTTTCAGCGTATTTTGGACGGGATAGCCATCCGAAATCCGATGCTGGTGCAAATCAAAAAAGATTACAGCTCGTTGTTTTCCATTATGCGCAGCGGTGTACAAGAGGTATATCCGCAGCTCAAAATACCCGACGAGGAAATCGGCTATCTCGTTATGCATTTCGGAGCCTCCTTGGAGCGCTTGAAGCCATTTTCCAGAAAAATACGAGCTGTGCTCGTATGTACGAGCGGAATCGGCTCTTCAAAGCTGCTGGCTGTCAAAATCGCCAAGAGACTCCCGCAAATTGACCTCATCGGTCATTATTCTTGGTACGAAGCGACCAGACTCCCAGAGAGCCGATACGATTTGATCATCTCAACCGTTGATTTGCCGCTGGAGCCGAATCGGTATATTAAGCTAAGTCCAATGCTCTCGCCTGAAGAAACCAATCAGCTGCGCAGCTATATCGAAGACATCACGTTAAAAAAGGCCGCACCGTCGATTGCCACAGAACTAGGGGAAACCGTACAATCGCCAATGGATCGCTTGCTGCTGCTGCAGCTCTATTCTGGAATTGTCCTGCGGCTACTTGACGGCTTCCGCGTTCATGACCTCGCTCTATCGGTGGGGCAAGAGCCATTAGAGAAGCAGCTGCCAAGCATGCTATCCTTAGTCGCTAAACCGTATGTCGACAAACATACCGAGAAAATTGCGGAGCAGCTGCTGGAAAGGGAGCGTCTAGGAAGTGTGGTTATTCCCGATACCAAACTCGCCTTGCTTCATACACGAAGCGAGTGGATTGAGGAACCACTGTTAGTCCTATTTCGATATGACCGGCCGCTGGATTTAAGTGAGGACAGCTCCATTCAGGCGCTGCAATTATTAATGATGCTAGGTCCATTGAAGCTTGATAAATACAGCTTGGAGCTGCTCAGCGAAATTAGCGCCATGCTGCTGCTGCCTGACCTGCTTACCCTACTTGAGAATGGGGATGCTGCCAGCATCCAGCTGTTCATCTCCAGAAAGCTAGAAAGCTATATAAAAACAAAATTGGAATGGAGAGAATCATCATGA
- the ptsP gene encoding phosphoenolpyruvate--protein phosphotransferase has protein sequence MTAPLKGISASPGIAIARAFHLAHERFIPTQQAITDTDAEVGRFHLAVAVARDEIEVIRSSTAERLGEDKAEIFEGHLMILEDPDFIDAIALKITDEAMNAEFTLHETAQSFIELLQSMSDELLRGRAVDIEDVSGRIMSHLRGVPHMDLAGMTEECIIVAKDLTPSDTAQLNLEFVRGFVTEIGSRTSHSAIMARSLEIPAIVGIGAAVQQIPAQAVIVMDANEGIVLIAPTEEELTAYQDKKQKNDLRRMALSKLKDLPTLSADGKQVELAANIGKLEDIQRAIDNGAEGIGLFRTEFLYMGRSSLPTEEEQFTSYKYALEKMNPKPVVIRTLDIGGDKELPYMELPKESNPFLGQRALRLCLDRQDLFRTQLRALLRASRFGNLKIMFPMIAVLEELLEAKQLLEEEKQKLIAEGVQLADHIEIGMMVEIPAAAIAADLFAPEIDFFSIGTNDLIQYTMAADRMNETVAYLYQPWHPSLLRLIRFVIQAAEKEGKWVGMCGEMAGDETAIPLLLGLGLHEFSMSAGSILPARELISQLDQSSWSDYANQALTMRSTQEITQFVEHTRNGVIHHG, from the coding sequence ATGACAGCACCCTTAAAAGGTATTTCCGCATCACCCGGCATTGCTATCGCACGCGCTTTCCATCTCGCTCACGAACGTTTCATTCCAACTCAGCAAGCCATCACGGATACTGACGCGGAGGTCGGACGGTTCCACCTTGCCGTCGCCGTCGCCCGTGATGAGATCGAGGTTATTCGCAGCTCGACCGCAGAGCGGCTCGGTGAGGACAAGGCAGAAATTTTCGAAGGTCATCTCATGATACTCGAGGACCCCGACTTCATAGATGCCATTGCCCTGAAAATAACTGACGAAGCGATGAACGCAGAATTTACGCTTCACGAGACTGCACAGTCCTTCATCGAGCTTCTTCAGTCGATGTCCGACGAGCTGCTGCGCGGTCGCGCGGTCGATATTGAGGATGTGTCCGGCCGAATTATGAGTCATTTGCGCGGTGTACCGCATATGGATCTTGCCGGCATGACAGAGGAATGTATTATTGTAGCGAAGGATCTGACACCATCGGATACGGCTCAGCTTAATCTGGAGTTCGTCCGCGGATTCGTTACCGAAATAGGCAGCCGCACCTCCCATTCCGCGATTATGGCGCGCTCTTTGGAAATACCAGCCATCGTCGGCATCGGGGCTGCGGTGCAGCAAATTCCAGCGCAAGCCGTTATCGTCATGGATGCCAATGAGGGCATTGTCCTTATTGCACCCACAGAGGAAGAGCTTACTGCCTATCAAGACAAGAAGCAAAAGAATGATCTCCGCAGAATGGCATTAAGCAAGCTGAAGGATCTGCCTACTTTGTCCGCAGACGGCAAGCAGGTTGAGCTGGCAGCCAACATCGGCAAGCTGGAGGATATTCAGCGGGCGATTGACAACGGAGCCGAAGGCATCGGCCTCTTTCGCACCGAGTTTCTATACATGGGACGCAGCTCCCTCCCAACCGAGGAGGAGCAGTTCACCAGCTACAAGTACGCGCTTGAAAAAATGAACCCAAAGCCCGTCGTCATTAGAACGCTCGATATAGGCGGCGACAAGGAGCTTCCTTACATGGAGCTGCCGAAGGAAAGCAACCCCTTCCTCGGACAGCGTGCGCTGCGCCTATGTCTGGATCGACAGGACTTATTCCGTACCCAGCTGCGTGCACTGCTGCGCGCCAGCCGCTTTGGCAACTTGAAAATCATGTTTCCGATGATCGCTGTATTAGAGGAGCTGCTGGAGGCTAAGCAGCTGCTTGAAGAGGAGAAACAGAAGCTTATCGCCGAAGGCGTTCAGCTTGCTGATCATATTGAGATCGGAATGATGGTCGAAATTCCAGCTGCGGCAATCGCAGCCGATCTATTCGCGCCAGAGATCGATTTCTTCAGCATCGGTACAAACGATTTGATTCAATATACGATGGCAGCAGATCGCATGAACGAAACGGTTGCCTATCTGTATCAGCCTTGGCATCCCTCCCTACTTCGCTTAATTCGCTTCGTTATTCAAGCGGCGGAGAAGGAAGGCAAATGGGTTGGCATGTGCGGCGAAATGGCAGGGGACGAGACCGCTATTCCGCTGCTGCTCGGACTTGGCCTGCATGAGTTCAGCATGAGTGCCGGCTCCATTCTCCCAGCTAGAGAGCTGATCAGTCAGCTCGACCAGTCCAGCTGGTCCGACTACGCCAATCAAGCATTAACGATGCGGAGCACACAGGAAATCACGCAATTCGTAGAACACACAAGAAACGGAGTGATTCATCATGGTTAG
- a CDS encoding YhgE/Pip domain-containing protein — MKFRGLKQFGGELSGIARNKLLLISVIGVLMIPVMYSAMFLGAFWDPYGNLSKMPVAVVNADAGFEYNDEMMHIGDDFEEQLKEADSFEWHFVSKEEAEAGLEDHRYYIAIEIPADFSEKTTSLSSDEPVSAKLTYLANESYNYLASQIGSKAVDTMKVELNKEVTSAYTRTVFEQMEELVDGIGQASDGAGEIADGTTKAKDGAVLIEKNLAKLVSGSLTLQEGAAKLNEGGATLGKGSAELSAGTANLASGLAQLQAAQQQLSAGAASLGEGAGSLGAGAVKLSDGLAQLAGASEQLAEGAGDAQQAAGQLAGGLKESAAGEKQLSAGAAELANKLAQLGQANPELAESEGFASLLSASRELAAGLEKSSAAQEQLSEGATQLGGGLVKVSEGLGAFDQKVEEAAAGGKQLGVYGEQLVTGSKTFTAGMTEFGTKLAEASAGGTKLAAGAEQLNKGAAELTAGLSKLSSNVTPFVDGSAQLEDGAQQVSSGLLKLEDGAQELSGKLSDASDKTSDLKLTDTMVDIFTEPVNVNEEKISEVPNYGTGLAPYFLSLGLYVGAMLLTIVYSVRDPLVRPSSAWSWFWSKALTLALIGTIQAVIADVVLINLLKLEVQSMSLFFAFSILTSITFMMIIQFLVATLGNPGRFIAVILLILQLTSSAGTFPIELVPDWMQKISPFMPMKYTVAGFRDIVSSGNFSSMGKYMGILAGIAIVFAALSYTYFTLSHRKMKNEAAAPDAAASV, encoded by the coding sequence TTGAAGTTCAGAGGGTTAAAGCAGTTCGGTGGTGAATTATCTGGGATTGCTCGCAACAAGCTGTTGTTGATTTCGGTCATCGGTGTGCTGATGATTCCAGTGATGTATTCTGCCATGTTTCTTGGGGCATTTTGGGACCCCTATGGAAATTTAAGCAAGATGCCGGTAGCGGTCGTTAATGCGGACGCAGGTTTCGAATATAACGATGAAATGATGCATATCGGTGATGATTTTGAGGAACAGTTAAAGGAAGCAGATAGCTTTGAGTGGCATTTTGTAAGCAAAGAGGAGGCTGAGGCAGGCCTTGAGGATCACCGCTATTATATAGCGATTGAGATTCCGGCTGATTTTTCGGAGAAAACAACCTCTTTATCATCGGATGAGCCAGTCTCGGCGAAGCTGACTTACTTAGCGAATGAGAGCTATAACTATTTGGCCTCCCAAATCGGCAGTAAAGCTGTCGATACGATGAAGGTTGAGCTCAATAAAGAAGTAACGTCGGCCTATACGCGCACAGTATTTGAGCAGATGGAGGAGCTTGTCGACGGAATTGGCCAAGCGAGTGACGGTGCAGGCGAGATCGCCGACGGCACAACGAAGGCGAAGGATGGAGCTGTGCTCATCGAGAAAAATTTGGCTAAGCTCGTCAGCGGATCGTTGACGCTGCAGGAGGGCGCGGCGAAGCTGAATGAAGGCGGAGCGACGCTCGGCAAAGGCAGTGCCGAGCTTAGCGCAGGCACGGCAAACTTAGCCAGCGGCCTGGCGCAGCTGCAGGCAGCGCAGCAGCAGCTTAGCGCGGGAGCCGCATCGCTTGGCGAGGGCGCGGGTTCGCTTGGAGCCGGAGCGGTGAAGCTGAGCGATGGCTTGGCGCAGCTGGCTGGAGCGAGCGAACAGCTGGCGGAAGGTGCTGGAGATGCGCAGCAGGCTGCGGGGCAGCTAGCGGGCGGTCTTAAGGAGTCAGCTGCGGGCGAGAAGCAGCTGAGTGCAGGTGCGGCGGAGCTGGCGAATAAGCTGGCGCAGCTGGGGCAGGCAAATCCTGAGCTCGCAGAGAGCGAGGGGTTTGCGTCTTTGCTCTCAGCGAGCCGAGAGCTGGCGGCGGGGCTGGAGAAGTCCTCCGCAGCTCAGGAGCAGCTGAGTGAAGGGGCGACGCAGCTGGGCGGGGGTCTCGTTAAGGTGTCGGAAGGTCTAGGTGCGTTTGATCAGAAAGTAGAAGAAGCTGCAGCGGGCGGCAAACAGCTAGGCGTATATGGCGAGCAGCTTGTAACGGGCTCAAAAACATTCACAGCGGGGATGACTGAGTTTGGTACGAAGCTGGCAGAAGCCAGCGCGGGCGGAACGAAGCTTGCGGCGGGTGCTGAACAGCTGAACAAGGGAGCAGCAGAGCTAACTGCGGGACTGTCTAAGCTTTCTTCCAATGTAACGCCGTTCGTAGATGGCTCTGCTCAGCTTGAGGATGGTGCACAGCAGGTTTCTTCCGGACTGCTGAAGCTGGAGGATGGCGCGCAAGAGCTGTCTGGCAAATTAAGCGATGCATCGGACAAAACCTCTGATTTGAAGCTGACGGATACGATGGTTGATATTTTTACTGAACCTGTAAATGTTAATGAAGAGAAAATATCCGAGGTTCCAAACTATGGTACAGGACTTGCGCCATACTTCCTGTCGCTAGGTCTTTATGTCGGCGCTATGCTGCTGACAATCGTTTATTCGGTACGTGATCCCTTGGTGCGTCCGTCTAGTGCCTGGAGCTGGTTCTGGAGCAAGGCGCTTACGCTTGCGCTTATTGGTACCATTCAGGCTGTAATAGCCGACGTAGTATTGATCAATTTGCTGAAGCTTGAGGTGCAAAGCATGTCGTTATTCTTTGCCTTCTCCATTCTTACAAGTATTACTTTTATGATGATTATTCAATTCTTGGTTGCGACTCTCGGCAATCCGGGCCGCTTCATTGCAGTCATCTTATTGATCCTGCAGCTTACAAGCTCGGCAGGTACGTTCCCGATTGAGCTTGTGCCTGATTGGATGCAAAAAATATCACCATTCATGCCGATGAAGTATACGGTAGCTGGCTTTAGAGATATTGTTTCAAGCGGCAACTTTAGCTCGATGGGCAAATATATGGGAATACTCGCGGGAATTGCGATTGTATTCGCAGCATTGTCTTACACTTACTTTACCTTATCTCATCGTAAAATGAAGAACGAAGCAGCGGCTCCTGATGCAGCAGCTTCTGTATAA
- a CDS encoding PTS sugar transporter subunit IIA gives MTILSTDKVKLNVSVKDKYEAIRIVGQMLVDAGHAPQAYIDKMIEREESLSTYIGGGLAMPHGTNDSKALIQSTGMSIIIVPAGVDFGGEEPAQLVIGLAAVGDDHLDILTNVAVLVSEEEDMQRILNAASEQELISIFESGMES, from the coding sequence ATGACTATTTTATCTACAGACAAGGTGAAGCTGAACGTTAGTGTAAAAGACAAATACGAGGCAATTCGTATCGTTGGACAAATGCTCGTTGATGCCGGACACGCTCCGCAGGCGTATATCGACAAAATGATCGAACGCGAGGAGTCACTCTCCACCTACATCGGCGGAGGCCTTGCTATGCCTCACGGCACGAATGATTCAAAGGCGCTTATTCAATCGACAGGCATGTCGATTATTATCGTACCGGCCGGCGTTGACTTCGGCGGCGAGGAGCCAGCTCAGCTAGTAATCGGATTAGCTGCGGTCGGCGACGATCACCTTGATATTTTGACCAATGTAGCAGTGCTCGTATCAGAGGAAGAAGATATGCAGCGCATCTTGAACGCAGCTTCTGAGCAGGAGCTGATTTCTATTTTCGAATCGGGGATGGAATCATGA
- a CDS encoding HPr family phosphocarrier protein, with protein MVSQSFTILNPTGFHVRPTKTFVQTASTFPCKIFVINKGKRVNGKSSLSMLTLGIAANEEVTLEIDGEQETQALEALGKLLTDIHE; from the coding sequence ATGGTTAGTCAATCTTTTACGATTCTGAATCCTACAGGCTTTCACGTACGCCCAACCAAAACCTTCGTCCAAACCGCCAGCACCTTCCCTTGCAAAATATTTGTCATTAACAAGGGCAAGCGGGTAAACGGCAAAAGCTCGCTAAGCATGCTTACGCTAGGCATTGCAGCAAACGAGGAAGTCACGCTGGAAATCGACGGCGAGCAGGAAACACAAGCACTCGAAGCGCTTGGCAAGCTGCTCACTGACATTCATGAATAG
- the ltrA gene encoding group II intron reverse transcriptase/maturase, whose amino-acid sequence MIEQVLSRANMLSALNRVETNKGSHGVDGMSVKTLREHIVQNWGTIRESIINGTYEPSPVRRVEIPKPNGGIRLLGIPTVTDRLIQQAITQVLTPVFDPKFSEHSYGFRPKRRGHDAVRKARAFMQEGYRIVVDLDLEKFFDRVHHDRLMARLAEEITDKALLKLIRKYLQSGVMVNGLVEPTTEGAPQGGPLSPLLSNIVLDELDKELEKRNLRFVRYADDCNLYVKTWKAGKRVKESVTQFIEKKLKLKVNQAKSAVDRPWKRKFLGFTFSWDKANPKVRISKPSLQRVKAKIKEITSRKSPIPIDQRIKKLNQYLTGWCGYYALVDTKTVFKELDEWTRRRLRMCIWKQWKLPRTKVKKLAALGVSKGKAYEWGNTRKKYWRIAGSPILQSTLDNQYWSSNGLKSLLDRYNSLRNNS is encoded by the coding sequence ATGATCGAGCAAGTATTGTCACGAGCGAATATGCTGTCGGCACTAAATCGTGTCGAAACGAATAAAGGAAGCCATGGCGTAGATGGCATGTCGGTAAAAACCTTACGCGAACACATCGTACAAAACTGGGGAACGATTCGTGAAAGCATAATAAACGGAACCTATGAGCCGAGTCCAGTCCGACGGGTCGAAATCCCGAAACCGAACGGCGGAATAAGGCTTTTAGGCATACCTACCGTGACAGATCGACTCATTCAACAAGCAATCACTCAAGTACTAACTCCTGTATTTGACCCGAAGTTCTCTGAACACAGTTATGGCTTTCGCCCAAAAAGGCGAGGTCATGATGCCGTGAGGAAAGCGAGAGCATTCATGCAAGAAGGCTATCGAATCGTGGTAGACCTTGACCTAGAGAAATTCTTCGATCGTGTGCATCATGACCGTTTGATGGCGAGACTAGCGGAAGAAATAACGGATAAAGCGTTATTGAAACTCATTCGAAAGTACCTGCAATCAGGGGTGATGGTGAATGGCCTCGTCGAACCAACGACCGAAGGAGCACCGCAAGGCGGTCCGCTAAGCCCATTATTATCGAATATTGTACTGGACGAACTGGATAAGGAACTAGAGAAGCGCAACTTGCGCTTCGTTCGCTACGCGGACGATTGTAACCTCTACGTGAAAACGTGGAAAGCAGGTAAGCGAGTGAAGGAATCCGTGACGCAGTTTATTGAGAAGAAGCTAAAACTCAAGGTGAACCAAGCAAAAAGTGCAGTTGACCGACCATGGAAACGAAAATTTCTAGGGTTTACGTTTAGCTGGGACAAAGCAAATCCAAAGGTGCGAATCTCAAAACCATCCTTGCAACGAGTGAAGGCAAAGATCAAAGAGATCACATCGAGGAAAAGTCCCATACCAATAGACCAGCGGATCAAGAAACTTAACCAGTATCTGACGGGATGGTGCGGATATTATGCGCTAGTAGACACCAAGACAGTGTTCAAAGAGTTGGACGAGTGGACACGAAGAAGATTACGAATGTGCATATGGAAACAGTGGAAATTACCACGAACAAAGGTGAAGAAGCTAGCCGCACTAGGCGTATCTAAAGGAAAAGCCTATGAATGGGGAAATACAAGGAAGAAGTACTGGAGGATTGCAGGCAGTCCCATTCTTCAGTCCACGTTAGATAACCAATATTGGTCATCTAACGGACTAAAGAGTTTGCTGGACAGGTATAACTCACTACGGAATAATTCATGA